The following coding sequences are from one Panicum hallii strain FIL2 chromosome 5, PHallii_v3.1, whole genome shotgun sequence window:
- the LOC112893638 gene encoding uroporphyrinogen decarboxylase 1, chloroplastic, which yields MMSPTATATAIFLSAAPSSFSTRRRRSRLAAISASLSPSSSSEEPLLVRAARGEDGLPRPPAWMMRQAGRYMAEYQALAKRHPSFRERSENTDLIVEITLQPWRAFAPDGVILFSDILTPLPAIGVPFDISDSKGPVIQSPVRSEEQVRQLVPIDLDKLHFVGESLRILRNEIDGKAALLGFVGAPWTIATYVVEGGMTNTYTNIKSMCHTAPNVLRGLLSHLAQAISDYIIYQVNSGAQCIQIFDSWGGQLPPHVWEQWSKPYIKQIVSRIKKECPHVPLVLYINGNGGLLERMKDTGVDVIGLDWTVDMADGRRRLGNGIGVQGNVDPAFLFSPLPVLTDEIHRVVKSAGPKSHILNLGHGVLQKTPEEAVAHFFDVTRSLRYDTLFQGSVAGELQAVA from the exons ATGATGTCTCCGACGGCCACCGCAACGGCCATCTTCCTATCCGCGGCGCCCTCCTCCTTCTCCACCCGTCGGCGGCGCAGCCGGCTCGCCGCCATCTCCGCATCCCTctcgccgtcctcctcctccg AGGAGCCGTTGCTggtgcgcgcggcgcggggcgaggATGGCCTACCACGCCCGCCGGCGTGGATGATGCGGCAGGCGGGGCGGTACATGGCGGAGTACCAGGCGCTGGCCAAGCGCCACCCCTCGTTCCGGGAGCGGTCCGAGAACACGGACCTCATCGTCGAGATCACTCTGCAGCCCTGGCGCGCCTTCGCGCCCGACGGCGTCATCCTGTTCTCGGACATACTCACGCCGCTGCCGGCAATCGGGGTGCCGTTCGATATCTCAGATTCCAAGGGCCCGGTGATCCAATCGCCCGTGCGGTCCGAGGAACAGGTCAGGCAGCTCGTGCCCATCGACCTCGATAAGCTCCATTTCGTCGGGGAGTCGCTCAGGATTCTGCGAAATGAG ATTGATGGAAAAGCTGCTTTGCTAGGATTTGTGGGGGCTCCATGGACAATTGCAACTTACGTTGTCGAAGGGGGGATGACCAACACATACACAAATATAAAGAGCATGTGCCATACTGCTCCAAATGTCTTGAGGGGCCTTCTCTCACACCTTGCACAAGCAATATCTGATTATATCATTTACCAAGTAAACTCTGGTGCTCAGTGTATACAGATATTTGATTCATGGGGTGGACAACTTCCACCTCATGTGTGGGAGCAATGGTCAAAACCATATATCAAACAG ATTGTGAGTAGGATTAAGAAAGAGTGCCCTCATGTACCCCTTGTGTTGTATATAAATGGAAATGGAGGTTTACTTGAGCGCATGAAGGATACGGGAGTTGATGTTATTGGGCTTGACTGGACAGTGGACATGGCTGATGGAAGGAGGCGCCTTGGTAATGGAATTGGTGTACAAGGGAATGTGGATCCAGCATTTCTATTTTCACCGTTACCAGTATTGACTGATGAGATTCATAG GGTTGTGAAATCAGCTGGTCCAAAAAGCCATATTCTTAATTTGGGCCACGGTGTGCTACAAAAGACACCTGAAGAAGCTGTAGCACATTTCTTTGATGTCACTAGGAGCTTGAGATATGACACCCTTTTCCAAGGTTCAGTTGCTGGAGAATTACAGGCTGTTGCATGA